Proteins from a genomic interval of Gemmatimonadaceae bacterium:
- a CDS encoding succinate dehydrogenase/fumarate reductase iron-sulfur subunit, which translates to MTATARVAGVGAGAGAASHDVVKSGQRAAARSDQSAGGEAKRATFHVWRGDGAGGEFKSYETSVSEGMVVLDAIHQIQAESANDLAVRWNCKAGKCGSCSAEVNGMPKLMCMTRLNDLDLDEPVTVEPMHAFPVVRDLVTDVSWNFEVKKRIRKFTPRAPDAPDGTWRMAQSDVDRVQEFRKCVECFLCQDVCHVLRDHQKHDEFIGPRFLVHVAALEMHPLDTENRVDELRTAHGIGYCNITKCCTRVCPENITITDNAIIPLKERVVDQHYDPLRGLVRLFRRGK; encoded by the coding sequence GTGACTGCGACAGCGAGGGTGGCGGGGGTGGGGGCGGGGGCGGGGGCGGCTTCGCACGACGTCGTCAAGAGCGGCCAGCGCGCAGCCGCGCGCAGCGACCAGAGTGCCGGCGGTGAGGCGAAGCGGGCGACCTTTCACGTCTGGCGCGGTGACGGTGCTGGTGGCGAGTTCAAGAGCTACGAGACCTCGGTTTCCGAGGGGATGGTGGTCCTCGACGCGATTCATCAGATCCAGGCGGAGAGCGCGAACGATTTGGCCGTGCGGTGGAACTGCAAGGCAGGGAAATGTGGGTCATGCTCGGCCGAAGTGAACGGCATGCCGAAGCTCATGTGCATGACGCGCCTCAATGATCTCGACCTCGACGAGCCGGTGACCGTCGAGCCGATGCACGCTTTTCCTGTCGTTCGCGACCTGGTGACGGACGTGTCATGGAATTTCGAGGTGAAGAAGCGCATCAGGAAGTTCACGCCTCGCGCGCCCGATGCGCCGGACGGGACCTGGCGTATGGCTCAGTCCGATGTGGATCGCGTGCAGGAATTCAGGAAATGCGTCGAGTGCTTTCTCTGCCAGGACGTGTGTCACGTGCTGCGCGATCACCAGAAGCACGACGAGTTCATCGGCCCGCGCTTTCTCGTCCATGTCGCCGCGCTGGAGATGCATCCGCTCGACACCGAAAATCGCGTCGACGAGCTGCGGACGGCCCACGGTATCGGCTACTGCAACATCACAAAGTGCTGCACGAGGGTGTGCCCCGAGAACATCACTATCACCGACAACGCGATCATCCCTCTCAAGGAGCGGGTGGTGGACCAGCATTATGATCCGTTGCGAGGATTAGTGAGACTCTTCAGGCGAGGCAAGTAA
- a CDS encoding PQQ-dependent sugar dehydrogenase codes for MKTLCIIAGLVACGSDPATGPVIIPAEFALSVQEVVSGLSNPVYVTAPAGDARLFVVEQAGRIRIVKNGQLLPTPFLDIAARVSSGGERGLLSFAFHPSYAARGFFFVHFTDLSGNTRVERFSRSSDPDVALPSSSKLILTVAQPFPNHNGGLNLFGPDGMLYIGLGDGGSGGDPFGNGQNRNALLGKILRIDVDRGDPYVIPADNPFVGQQGARGEIWALGLRNPWRFAFDRTGGVLYIADVGQDRFEEVNAVPANRGAVNYGWNTMEAASCFGSSSCSQQGLELPVLFYPRAGGACAVTGGFVYRGASLPEIAGHYFYSDYCAGFLKSFQFQAGSAVEQRTWDVGSIGSITSFGEDGASELYMTSSNGRVYRIIRRP; via the coding sequence TTGAAAACGCTTTGCATCATCGCTGGCCTTGTCGCGTGTGGCTCCGATCCTGCAACCGGCCCGGTGATCATTCCTGCGGAATTCGCTCTCTCCGTTCAGGAAGTCGTGTCCGGGCTGTCGAATCCAGTGTATGTCACCGCACCGGCGGGTGACGCGCGCCTCTTCGTGGTGGAGCAGGCCGGCCGCATTCGGATCGTCAAGAACGGGCAGCTGCTCCCGACGCCGTTTCTGGACATTGCCGCGAGAGTGTCGAGCGGAGGCGAGCGCGGCCTTCTGAGCTTCGCTTTCCATCCCTCATACGCGGCGCGCGGATTCTTCTTTGTCCACTTCACCGACCTCTCCGGCAATACGCGTGTCGAGCGGTTTTCCCGGTCAAGCGACCCGGATGTCGCTCTGCCCTCGTCGTCGAAGCTAATCTTGACCGTCGCTCAGCCTTTTCCGAATCACAATGGCGGTCTCAACCTGTTCGGCCCGGACGGCATGCTTTACATCGGTCTCGGCGACGGAGGCAGCGGGGGCGACCCGTTTGGAAATGGTCAGAATCGTAATGCGTTGCTCGGCAAGATCCTCCGTATCGACGTCGATCGCGGTGACCCGTACGTCATTCCCGCCGACAATCCGTTCGTGGGTCAGCAGGGAGCGCGAGGTGAGATCTGGGCATTGGGCCTTCGCAATCCATGGCGCTTCGCCTTCGATCGAACGGGCGGTGTGCTGTACATCGCGGATGTCGGCCAGGATCGCTTCGAGGAAGTGAACGCTGTCCCGGCGAATCGCGGGGCCGTCAACTACGGATGGAACACGATGGAGGCGGCGTCGTGCTTCGGCTCATCGTCCTGCAGCCAGCAGGGCCTCGAGCTCCCGGTTCTGTTCTACCCTCGGGCCGGCGGCGCCTGCGCCGTCACCGGCGGATTCGTGTACCGTGGCGCAAGTCTCCCCGAAATCGCCGGGCATTATTTCTATTCGGACTATTGTGCCGGATTCCTGAAGAGCTTTCAATTTCAGGCTGGGTCCGCCGTTGAGCAGCGAACCTGGGATGTCGGGAGCATAGGCTCGATTACCTCCTTCGGGGAAGACGGCGCCAGTGAGCTCTACATGACCTCCTCGAACGGCCGGGTGTATAGGATTATCCGCCGCCCGTGA